The proteins below are encoded in one region of Hordeum vulgare subsp. vulgare chromosome 3H, MorexV3_pseudomolecules_assembly, whole genome shotgun sequence:
- the LOC123443753 gene encoding protein CONSERVED IN THE GREEN LINEAGE AND DIATOMS 27, chloroplastic, translated as MLLRLKITTVQPVALLLGHDHGGTASPRQFAGAFPQGGRASTRTKRLRGVAVAMALKEEEPESSRSRFAGGGLSWDPRMEIGVPYEQRPVNEYSALKESTLYSWAELSPGSFFMRLGSLCLVTFTVLAAPISAASFSPGKDPLKFVLAAGIGTLLLVSLVVLRIYLGWSYVGDRLLSAVVPYEETGWYDGQMWVKPAEVLARDRLLGSYKVKPVINLLKQTLVGTGALLVGAVVLFAFAVPVEEFVHSFNGAPSTASSKPIMRREELLKLPAEVRQDDDLAAAAAEAANGRPVYCRDRYYRALAGGQYCTSDDLLD; from the exons ATGTTGCTCCGCCTGAAGATTACCACCGTCCAGCCTGTGGCGCTGCTTCTTGGGCACGACCATGGCGGGACAGCATCCCCGCGGCAGTTCGCCGGAGCCTTTCCGCAGGGCGGCAGAGCGTCCACGAGGACAAAGAGGCTGAGGGGCGTGGCGGTGGCGATGGCGCTAAAGGAGGAGGAGCCGGAGAGCAGCCGAAGCCGCTTCGCCGGGGGCGGCCTGAGCTGGGACCCCAGGATGGAGATCGGAGTCCCATACGAGCAAAGACCG GTTAACGAGTACTCCGCTCTCAAGGAGAGCACCTTGTATTCGTGGGCAGAGCTCAGTCCAGGCTCCTTCTTCATGCGCCTAGGCAGCCTGTGCCTGGTCACATTTACAGTTCTGGCGGCCCCAATCTCAGCCGCAAGTTTCAGTCCCGGAAAG GATCCGCTCAAGTTTGTGCTGGCTGCTGGGATTGGGACCCTGCTCCTCGTATCTCTTGTGGTTCTCAGGATTTACCTG GGTTGGAGCTACGTTGGCGACAGGCTATTGTCGGCAGTTGTGCCTTATGAGGAAACCGGATGGTACGATGGCCAAATGTGGGTCAAGCCAGCAGAG GTGCTGGCTCGCGACAGGTTATTGGGATCTTACAAG GTAAAGCCGGTGATCAACCTGCTCAAACAGACACTGGTGGGCACAGGTGCGCTGCTCGTCGGGGCGGTCGTACTCTTCGCCTTCGCCGTCCCCGTCGAGGAATTCGTCCACTCCTTCAATGGAGCCCCCTCTACCGCCTCCTCTAAGCCGATCATGAG GAGAGAGGAGCTCCTGAAGCTGCCTGCTGAGGTGAGGCAAGACGACGACCTCGCTGCGGCTGCTGCGGAGGCCGCCAATGGACGCCCGGTTTACTGCAGGGACCGCTACTACCGGGCGCTCGCCGGCGGTCAGTACTGCACCTCAGACGACCTGCTCGACTGA